A single genomic interval of Zobellia nedashkovskayae harbors:
- a CDS encoding glycoside hydrolase family 117 protein yields the protein MKSTSENDEKVTFTPEQIDHLGITDTNHLSAASKRALKWPTDLGNEWFIQFNELEPLKGDLAYEEGVVRRDPSAIIKEDGKYYVWYTRSTGPTQGFGGDIENDKVFPWDRCDIWYATSDDGWTWKEEGLAVARGEKGAYDDRSVFTVEIMKWEDKYYLSYQTVKSPYNVRVKNQVGLAWADSPNGPWTKSKEPILSPADNGVWKGEEQDRFAVIKKGDFDSHKVHDPCILPYKGKFYLYYKGEQMGEQITFGGRQIRHGVAIADKPEGPYVKSPYNPISNSGHEICVWPYDGGIAALITTDGPEKNTIQWAPDGINFEIKSVIPGVNAHAIGLNRTADVEKEPTEILRWGLTHVYNNGDYQSIMRFSSERKTRHVAKGVKK from the coding sequence ATGAAATCTACTTCAGAAAATGATGAGAAGGTGACATTTACCCCAGAACAAATTGATCACCTTGGTATAACCGATACGAATCATTTAAGTGCTGCATCAAAAAGAGCATTGAAATGGCCAACGGATTTAGGTAATGAATGGTTTATTCAGTTTAATGAACTAGAACCTTTAAAGGGTGATTTGGCATATGAAGAAGGAGTTGTTCGTCGTGATCCTAGTGCTATTATTAAGGAAGATGGGAAGTATTATGTTTGGTATACAAGAAGTACAGGGCCAACTCAAGGGTTTGGTGGTGATATAGAAAATGATAAGGTTTTTCCTTGGGACCGTTGTGATATTTGGTATGCTACTTCTGATGATGGTTGGACTTGGAAAGAAGAAGGGCTAGCCGTTGCACGAGGTGAAAAGGGAGCATATGATGATCGTTCTGTTTTTACGGTAGAAATCATGAAATGGGAAGATAAATACTATCTCAGTTATCAAACGGTAAAATCACCTTACAATGTTCGTGTTAAAAATCAAGTAGGTTTGGCTTGGGCAGATTCACCTAATGGACCTTGGACCAAAAGTAAGGAACCAATATTGAGTCCTGCTGATAATGGTGTATGGAAAGGTGAGGAGCAAGATCGTTTCGCTGTGATTAAAAAAGGAGATTTTGACAGTCATAAAGTACATGACCCTTGTATTCTACCTTATAAAGGAAAGTTCTACCTCTACTATAAGGGAGAGCAAATGGGAGAGCAGATTACTTTTGGAGGAAGGCAGATTCGTCACGGTGTAGCTATTGCGGATAAACCTGAAGGACCATATGTGAAATCGCCTTATAACCCAATAAGTAATAGTGGTCATGAGATTTGTGTTTGGCCTTACGATGGCGGTATAGCCGCTTTAATTACTACAGATGGTCCTGAGAAAAATACGATTCAATGGGCTCCGGATGGTATCAATTTCGAAATTAAATCTGTAATTCCAGGTGTAAATGCTCATGCTATTGGTCTAAACAGAACAGCTGATGTGGAGAAAGAACCAACTGAGATCTTAAGATGGGGATTGACACATGTTTATAATAATGGAGATTATCAGAGTATTATGCGTTTTTCTTCTGAAAGAAAAACACGTCATGTAGCTAAAGGAGTTAAAAAATAA
- a CDS encoding helix-turn-helix domain-containing protein produces MEATIFKEENALGTAQNGVGVFENGELRIKVDFIDNGGTDVSVYNEVFSKGLNMPAILLGALNSLGLKIKVLETETDNSLTNRFKIFKDQAENKMVLKNATKRKILFEKKVTEFSSLHARDKDFLNRITMYMEENMSDDTYWVDDLSFDMNTSRSTFFRKLKKLTGHAPKDYMRNIRLLRAGELLEKGQLRIAEVSYQVGFSDPNYFSKCFRRFYGTSPSDYSVLSSAS; encoded by the coding sequence ATGGAAGCAACTATTTTTAAAGAAGAGAATGCTCTTGGTACTGCGCAAAATGGCGTAGGAGTGTTTGAAAATGGAGAACTACGTATAAAAGTTGATTTTATTGATAATGGCGGAACCGATGTTTCAGTTTATAATGAAGTCTTTAGCAAAGGATTAAATATGCCCGCTATTCTATTAGGGGCGTTAAATTCATTAGGATTGAAAATTAAAGTTTTAGAAACGGAGACGGATAATAGCTTGACCAACCGTTTCAAAATTTTTAAAGACCAAGCCGAAAATAAAATGGTTTTAAAGAACGCCACGAAGAGAAAAATTTTATTTGAAAAAAAGGTTACGGAATTTTCATCACTGCATGCAAGAGACAAGGATTTTTTAAACAGAATAACCATGTACATGGAGGAAAACATGTCTGATGATACGTACTGGGTTGATGATCTTTCTTTTGATATGAATACCAGTAGATCTACCTTTTTTAGAAAATTAAAAAAGCTTACAGGACATGCTCCAAAAGATTACATGAGAAATATACGGTTACTTAGAGCGGGTGAATTGCTGGAAAAAGGGCAACTGCGCATAGCAGAGGTTAGTTATCAAGTAGGCTTTAGTGACCCTAATTATTTTAGTAAATGTTTCAGAAGGTTTTATGGTACCTCGCCATCTGATTACAGTGTGTTGAGTAGTGCTAGTTAG
- a CDS encoding IclR family transcriptional regulator produces the protein MKKEKVELKSTYNVPNLERGLSIIELLATQPKGLTLAEIIEKLSIAKSSAFRIVSTLIFKNYLQKNETTKKITLSRKMLTLGISSMNEQSLVEHSIDVMRAVRDELKESVMLGVLLGSTGTILEQVPSSYPVKLFVEPGTQFDLHSSVGGKCILANIPSEEADEALRGKTLTKYTENTITSKKEFKVMLKEVKSKGYAIDNSEDIQGINCVGAPIFNEHGYPVAALWITAPYGRLPASQFETKGKIIQKYAMKISAKLGYLTQSV, from the coding sequence ATGAAGAAAGAGAAGGTAGAGTTAAAATCAACTTATAATGTCCCAAATTTAGAAAGAGGACTATCTATTATTGAGCTATTGGCCACTCAGCCAAAAGGCCTTACTCTGGCAGAAATTATTGAAAAACTGTCCATTGCAAAGTCAAGCGCTTTTCGTATTGTCAGTACTTTGATATTTAAAAATTATCTTCAAAAGAACGAGACCACAAAAAAAATAACCCTTTCTAGAAAGATGTTAACGCTAGGCATTTCTTCTATGAACGAGCAAAGTTTGGTAGAGCATTCTATAGATGTAATGCGTGCTGTACGAGACGAGCTTAAAGAATCCGTTATGCTTGGTGTGCTATTAGGCTCTACAGGAACTATTTTGGAACAAGTACCATCTTCATATCCCGTAAAACTTTTTGTTGAACCAGGTACTCAGTTTGATCTTCACAGCTCTGTTGGGGGTAAATGTATATTGGCCAATATTCCTAGTGAAGAAGCAGATGAAGCCTTAAGAGGCAAAACACTGACCAAGTATACGGAGAATACCATCACTTCTAAAAAGGAGTTTAAGGTAATGTTAAAAGAAGTCAAAAGTAAAGGCTATGCTATTGATAATAGCGAAGATATTCAGGGAATTAATTGCGTAGGGGCACCAATTTTTAATGAACACGGTTACCCCGTTGCAGCACTTTGGATTACGGCCCCTTATGGTAGATTACCAGCTTCTCAATTTGAGACTAAAGGGAAGATTATTCAGAAATATGCTATGAAAATTTCTGCAAAATTAGGGTACCTGACCCAATCGGTATAG
- a CDS encoding tetratricopeptide repeat protein: protein MRNILLFGFVFLLCTAMSQLSAQQNPEKQHDSLAKIFFKETKKLRRDNPDSALVLLQRKHEEFLKKGDTVNAVKALLEMPYIYGQHVDYNKSYDTLWFALFLADKANNDELKASVYNWLGRLYSFFKRKDEALKYLQTSLEINRKLVEKGQLQKADLVRNYYLLSATHRVLNQPEMAKIYLDSCFLNYAPTNGQLPMAYLHFEKAFQLSVNDKNKEALQLLEELEPWFIEQRPSYLVLVYSDMGDVYANLSNYKQSKTYYKKALEISRKYNSHVDFSSLVHEKLANLFEAHGEFEKAFRNQKKSREIDAQFFDSRTAINQSLLEIKDEFRIEKENQERLVQKQRLEKLEQADEISFLQRIILLGSLIFLIIIGVGFFQYMRTKHLAEKQLLSKNKQLEIKKGKELLALKNKELAVTALQMVEKDEFLKDIADRLKELESTTEKPEIKQVLKSISHNRSDNWKEFRLRFTAVNETFYHKITTMYPKLSQADQKICALIKLNFSSKEMSRLLGISVESVHTTRYRVRKKMKLDRGVNLEEYISSL from the coding sequence ATGAGAAATATATTACTTTTTGGATTTGTCTTTTTGCTTTGTACGGCAATGAGCCAGTTAAGTGCGCAGCAAAACCCCGAAAAACAACACGATTCTTTAGCTAAAATATTTTTTAAAGAAACTAAAAAGTTAAGGCGAGATAACCCGGATAGTGCTCTAGTTCTTTTACAGCGTAAACATGAGGAGTTTTTAAAAAAAGGAGATACGGTAAATGCGGTTAAAGCCTTGCTGGAGATGCCATATATTTATGGACAACACGTAGATTACAACAAATCTTATGACACGCTTTGGTTTGCATTATTTTTGGCAGACAAGGCTAATAATGATGAGCTAAAAGCCTCTGTGTACAATTGGTTGGGAAGATTGTATAGTTTTTTTAAGAGGAAGGACGAAGCCTTAAAATATTTACAGACCTCTCTTGAGATTAATCGCAAATTAGTTGAAAAAGGTCAGTTGCAAAAAGCAGATTTGGTGCGAAACTATTATCTGCTGAGTGCAACACATAGAGTGCTGAATCAGCCAGAAATGGCAAAAATTTATCTAGATAGTTGTTTCCTTAATTATGCTCCTACCAATGGTCAATTACCCATGGCTTATCTTCATTTTGAAAAAGCGTTTCAATTATCGGTGAACGACAAAAACAAAGAAGCATTACAATTGTTAGAGGAGTTAGAACCTTGGTTTATAGAGCAAAGACCTTCCTATTTAGTTTTGGTTTATTCAGATATGGGTGACGTATATGCAAATCTATCTAACTATAAACAGAGTAAAACCTATTATAAAAAAGCTTTAGAGATATCAAGAAAATATAATAGCCATGTTGATTTTTCTTCTTTAGTTCATGAAAAATTAGCTAATCTATTTGAAGCGCATGGTGAGTTTGAAAAAGCGTTTAGAAATCAAAAAAAATCAAGAGAAATTGATGCTCAATTTTTTGATAGTAGAACAGCAATAAATCAAAGCCTGTTAGAGATTAAAGACGAGTTTAGGATTGAAAAAGAAAATCAAGAACGGCTAGTACAGAAGCAGCGTTTAGAAAAATTAGAGCAAGCAGATGAAATCTCCTTTCTACAACGTATTATTTTGCTTGGCTCTCTTATTTTTCTGATAATTATTGGGGTTGGATTTTTTCAATATATGCGGACAAAACATCTGGCAGAAAAACAACTTTTAAGCAAAAACAAGCAGCTAGAAATTAAAAAAGGAAAAGAACTTTTAGCATTGAAAAATAAAGAGTTAGCGGTTACTGCTTTGCAAATGGTTGAAAAAGATGAATTTTTAAAGGATATTGCAGACAGGTTAAAAGAGTTGGAAAGCACCACAGAAAAACCGGAAATAAAGCAAGTGCTCAAATCTATTTCTCATAATAGATCCGATAATTGGAAGGAGTTTAGGCTTCGGTTTACAGCAGTAAATGAAACTTTTTATCATAAGATTACCACCATGTATCCAAAACTCAGCCAAGCTGATCAGAAAATATGCGCTCTGATAAAATTAAATTTTTCCAGTAAGGAGATGTCCAGGCTCCTTGGTATTTCTGTAGAATCTGTTCATACAACGAGGTATAGAGTACGAAAAAAGATGAAATTAGATAGAGGTGTAAATTTGGAGGAATATATTTCATCGCTCTAG
- a CDS encoding VCBS repeat-containing protein: MRYYLTVFALSFLFVLSSCNQSKKENKVDGSSKEKTPKLFREVSSDLSGIDFVNTLEESLESNYYQYMYTYIGGGVAVGDLNDDGFDDIYFTSNSSEDKLYINTGNLHFKDITKAAGIEQRPGFNTGVTMADVNGDGFLDIYVSRGGWQDEDGKFKNLLYINNGPVGEAGVSFTERAEEMGLADSNRTIQATFFDYDKDNDLDVYVSNTPDITSRSEIIDLNKTQKDPKSEELKGSDKLYENDGTGHFTDVSKKAGLLYDIGFGLNPQVGDLNNDGWNDIYISNDFNVPDLAYVNNGDGTFTESRDKLFKHMSFNSMGSDMADIDNDGLLDLMTLDMNPQDYVRSKTTMAMTSIADFESMVEKGYHHQYMHNMLQTNNGNGTFSEVGNMAGIANTDWSWSLLSADFDLDGFNDVYVTNGVYRDVIDRDKNNEILEILRENKRKPTAEDFLKFAQMLPQQKLKNFFYRNNGDLTFEDMSDSWVDSEPSFSNGAAYADFDNDGDLDIVVNNINDKATFLENKAIDNQRKYYLELDLIAAGKNTFGVGATVNLYFDDGTKQTRQVTPTRGFLSSVPNSLYFGLGKHLSVKRMEIIWPDGKIQELEDVDANQSLQLNYRFAENKVKEENKADLLFTKVAFDNRHSDPYFNDFDLQILLPHKLSQLGPSLAKSDINGDGQEDLFIGGGKDQPGQLLISQSNTFKKMSSSVLVEDKSYEDVGAAFFDADGDGDNDLYVVSGSYEFMDNPRMLVDRLYLNDGKGNFKKAENAIPEVGISGSVVVPADYDGDGDIDLFIGGRLITGKYPHPASSLLLVNDAGKFTIQNENLAPELQGLGLVTDAKWVDINNDQKIDLVVTGEWMGILVFLNKNDKLERSDAYPELAKAVGWWNELLIVDIDGDGDKDIVAGNMGLNSKFHASNEKPFEIYTSDFDMNGSEDVILAKEYHGKQVPVRGKGCMTQQLPHLAQTIPTYTDFASKDLKGIVGEGLQTALHYKVTEFRSGIFLNNGDKFNFQSFENRAQIAPINSMLFQDFDGDGFRDLVLAGNNYQSEVETTRSDAGIGNFLKGNGKGDFESISSLQSGFFADKDVRNMTTLNTKSGSFILVVNNNDEHDLFKIKTTTN, encoded by the coding sequence ATGAGATATTATCTTACTGTTTTTGCCTTGTCTTTCTTATTTGTACTGAGTTCGTGTAATCAATCAAAAAAGGAAAATAAAGTTGATGGATCATCAAAAGAAAAAACACCCAAACTTTTTAGAGAGGTATCATCTGATCTTTCGGGAATTGATTTTGTAAACACCTTGGAAGAATCACTAGAATCTAATTATTATCAATACATGTACACCTACATTGGAGGTGGTGTTGCTGTTGGTGATTTGAACGATGATGGTTTTGACGATATTTATTTTACCTCTAATTCGTCCGAGGATAAATTATACATCAATACGGGAAACCTTCATTTTAAAGACATTACTAAAGCCGCCGGTATAGAGCAACGACCTGGTTTTAACACAGGCGTCACCATGGCCGATGTAAATGGAGATGGATTTTTGGATATCTATGTGTCAAGAGGGGGTTGGCAAGATGAGGATGGGAAATTCAAAAATTTACTATATATAAACAATGGTCCCGTAGGAGAAGCTGGTGTAAGCTTTACGGAACGCGCAGAAGAAATGGGCCTTGCTGATTCCAACAGAACAATTCAGGCTACATTTTTTGATTATGATAAGGATAATGATTTGGATGTGTATGTTTCAAACACACCGGATATCACCAGCAGATCGGAAATAATAGATTTAAACAAAACTCAAAAAGACCCTAAAAGTGAAGAGTTAAAAGGGAGTGATAAATTGTATGAGAATGATGGTACTGGTCATTTTACGGATGTCTCCAAAAAAGCTGGTTTACTCTATGATATAGGCTTTGGACTTAATCCGCAAGTTGGAGATTTGAATAACGACGGTTGGAATGATATCTATATCAGTAATGATTTCAACGTCCCAGATTTGGCCTATGTGAATAATGGCGATGGTACCTTTACAGAATCTCGGGACAAGCTTTTTAAGCACATGTCATTCAATAGTATGGGTAGTGATATGGCTGATATTGATAATGATGGCCTTCTGGATTTAATGACTTTGGACATGAATCCGCAAGATTATGTACGGTCTAAAACCACTATGGCCATGACTTCCATAGCAGATTTTGAAAGCATGGTAGAGAAAGGGTATCACCATCAATACATGCACAACATGCTCCAGACCAATAACGGTAATGGAACTTTTAGTGAAGTTGGGAATATGGCAGGTATAGCCAATACGGACTGGAGTTGGTCTTTACTTTCTGCAGATTTTGATTTGGATGGTTTTAATGATGTTTACGTTACGAATGGTGTGTATAGGGATGTTATTGATCGCGATAAGAATAATGAAATTCTTGAGATACTAAGAGAGAACAAGAGGAAGCCTACAGCCGAAGATTTTCTAAAGTTTGCACAGATGCTTCCACAGCAAAAACTAAAAAATTTCTTTTATAGAAATAATGGGGATTTAACTTTTGAGGACATGAGTGACTCATGGGTAGATAGTGAGCCTTCTTTTTCAAACGGAGCTGCGTATGCCGATTTTGATAATGATGGGGATCTGGATATCGTGGTGAATAATATAAATGACAAGGCCACTTTTCTAGAAAATAAAGCTATTGACAACCAGCGTAAATACTATTTAGAGCTGGATTTAATTGCTGCCGGAAAAAATACTTTTGGAGTAGGCGCAACAGTGAATTTGTACTTTGATGATGGTACAAAACAAACGCGCCAGGTAACACCAACTAGAGGCTTTTTATCTTCAGTCCCAAATTCCCTTTACTTCGGTTTGGGAAAACATTTGTCCGTAAAACGGATGGAAATTATTTGGCCCGATGGAAAAATCCAGGAATTGGAAGATGTAGATGCCAATCAATCTTTACAATTAAATTATCGCTTTGCGGAAAACAAAGTAAAAGAAGAGAATAAGGCGGATTTACTTTTTACTAAAGTCGCTTTTGACAACCGTCACTCGGACCCTTACTTTAATGATTTTGATTTACAGATTCTACTGCCTCATAAGTTGTCACAGTTAGGGCCTTCCTTAGCAAAATCCGATATTAATGGAGACGGACAAGAAGATTTGTTTATTGGGGGAGGAAAAGACCAACCTGGACAATTATTAATAAGTCAGTCAAATACATTTAAGAAGATGAGCTCTTCTGTTCTGGTAGAAGATAAATCGTATGAAGATGTTGGGGCTGCCTTTTTTGATGCGGATGGTGACGGAGATAACGACCTTTACGTAGTAAGCGGAAGCTATGAATTTATGGATAACCCAAGAATGTTGGTAGATAGGTTATATCTAAACGATGGTAAGGGGAATTTTAAGAAAGCTGAAAATGCTATTCCAGAAGTAGGTATTTCAGGTTCAGTAGTGGTGCCAGCGGACTATGATGGTGATGGCGACATAGATTTATTTATTGGCGGAAGGCTAATTACGGGTAAATATCCACATCCGGCAAGTAGTTTATTGCTGGTAAATGATGCAGGTAAATTTACAATTCAAAATGAAAACCTCGCTCCGGAATTACAGGGGTTAGGTCTAGTTACCGATGCCAAATGGGTAGACATCAATAATGATCAGAAAATTGATTTGGTTGTGACTGGTGAGTGGATGGGTATTTTGGTTTTTCTAAATAAAAACGATAAGCTAGAGCGTAGTGATGCATATCCAGAATTAGCAAAGGCCGTAGGTTGGTGGAATGAGCTTTTAATAGTTGATATAGATGGTGATGGAGACAAAGATATTGTTGCTGGTAACATGGGTTTAAATTCTAAGTTTCATGCTTCTAATGAGAAACCATTTGAAATCTATACTTCAGATTTTGATATGAACGGGTCCGAAGATGTTATTCTCGCAAAAGAGTACCATGGTAAGCAAGTTCCTGTTAGAGGTAAAGGTTGTATGACCCAGCAATTGCCGCATTTGGCGCAAACTATACCAACATATACTGATTTTGCCAGCAAGGATTTAAAAGGTATTGTGGGGGAGGGACTTCAAACGGCACTTCATTACAAAGTAACAGAATTTAGGTCAGGAATATTTTTGAACAATGGTGATAAATTCAATTTTCAATCTTTTGAAAATAGAGCTCAAATAGCACCAATTAATAGTATGTTATTTCAAGATTTTGATGGTGATGGTTTCAGGGATCTAGTGTTAGCGGGCAACAACTATCAGTCTGAGGTGGAGACCACACGTTCGGATGCTGGTATTGGTAATTTCCTTAAAGGAAATGGTAAAGGGGATTTTGAGTCAATTTCTAGTTTACAATCAGGTTTTTTTGCTGATAAAGATGTTAGAAATATGACTACGTTAAATACGAAATCAGGAAGCTTTATATTAGTAGTTAATAATAATGATGAACATGATTTATTTAAAATAAAAACAACTACCAATTAA
- a CDS encoding RagB/SusD family nutrient uptake outer membrane protein, translated as MKIYNRNKSVKTLVAICAMAVCAMTFHSCEQFELDEVPGRANLAVEPYNSIDELELAVNGIFGKLNKAAWMTTFYVNGWAGDDMTTHRESNKADFREYDQRNVAATNGRSATNWAGVYAMVKAANTVIINSEGVDFPSDAARQKELLGQTYFLRGLMFYHLARVHGRIVLPLDLEIDFERELATQEEVYQQIESDMLTAETMLPAKTNVGASDPNAGSARAILARLYLDWAGYPVKDASKYAMAAASAKQVMDNAGTHGFALVPDMATLYTVEGRFNTESIFTIAYCASCGLPNRKNGKLGLPSDYATQGWQETFAEIRYFEDMPEGPRKDATYHTEIPLDGPLPGPADPDQESRATSDVAGAISFLPWTSFIDQTQPIFRKIVGPFEEGTFSGFQSDRNDYYMRYAELLLIYAEASGEAGSAGADAWQALNDVRNRAGLEDVSAADGTIQDLAYLERKWELAGEYLRYNDLVRKEQVEAALGGTARDPRVSINTLTDQPITKETNAIIGSTAPSNYFAPRPQPEVDRNPNLAN; from the coding sequence ATGAAAATATATAATAGAAATAAATCGGTAAAGACGCTAGTGGCAATTTGTGCCATGGCGGTCTGCGCAATGACTTTTCATAGTTGCGAACAATTTGAGCTGGATGAAGTTCCGGGTAGAGCAAATTTAGCTGTAGAGCCTTATAATAGTATAGATGAGTTGGAGCTGGCTGTTAACGGAATTTTTGGAAAGCTGAATAAAGCAGCTTGGATGACTACATTCTATGTTAACGGTTGGGCAGGAGATGATATGACTACCCATAGAGAAAGTAACAAGGCAGATTTTAGAGAGTATGACCAAAGAAATGTTGCCGCTACCAATGGTAGGTCCGCTACAAACTGGGCAGGTGTTTATGCCATGGTAAAAGCAGCAAATACGGTTATTATCAATTCAGAAGGAGTTGATTTTCCATCAGATGCTGCTCGTCAGAAAGAATTGTTAGGACAAACCTATTTTTTAAGAGGTTTAATGTTTTATCATCTGGCTCGTGTTCATGGTAGAATTGTACTTCCATTGGATTTAGAGATTGATTTTGAAAGAGAACTAGCTACGCAAGAAGAGGTTTATCAACAGATTGAAAGTGACATGTTAACCGCTGAAACTATGCTTCCTGCAAAAACAAATGTAGGTGCTTCGGACCCGAATGCAGGTTCGGCAAGAGCAATTCTAGCAAGATTGTATTTAGACTGGGCCGGCTATCCTGTTAAAGATGCGTCTAAATATGCCATGGCCGCAGCAAGTGCAAAACAAGTAATGGATAATGCGGGTACGCATGGTTTTGCTTTAGTACCGGATATGGCAACTCTTTACACTGTAGAAGGAAGATTTAATACAGAATCTATTTTTACTATTGCGTATTGTGCTTCTTGTGGACTACCTAATCGTAAAAACGGAAAACTAGGTTTACCTAGTGATTATGCGACTCAAGGATGGCAAGAGACTTTTGCAGAAATCAGATATTTTGAAGATATGCCTGAAGGTCCTAGGAAGGATGCCACATATCATACAGAGATTCCTTTGGACGGTCCTTTACCAGGACCTGCTGATCCAGACCAGGAGTCCCGTGCTACATCTGATGTAGCAGGAGCAATTAGCTTTTTGCCATGGACAAGTTTTATTGATCAAACCCAACCAATTTTCAGAAAAATTGTAGGTCCTTTTGAAGAAGGAACCTTTAGTGGTTTCCAAAGTGATCGAAATGATTACTACATGAGATATGCAGAACTACTTCTTATATATGCCGAAGCTTCTGGTGAAGCGGGATCTGCAGGAGCTGATGCATGGCAAGCGCTTAACGATGTACGAAATAGAGCAGGTCTTGAAGATGTTAGTGCAGCGGATGGAACCATTCAGGATTTAGCGTATCTAGAGAGAAAATGGGAATTGGCAGGTGAGTATTTAAGATATAATGATTTGGTGCGGAAGGAGCAAGTGGAAGCTGCACTTGGCGGTACGGCAAGAGACCCAAGAGTTTCAATCAATACATTAACCGATCAGCCAATAACGAAAGAAACAAATGCAATAATAGGTTCTACGGCACCATCAAATTATTTTGCACCTAGACCACAGCCAGAAGTAGATAGAAACCCAAATTTGGCAAATTAA